Part of the Oncorhynchus tshawytscha isolate Ot180627B linkage group LG23, Otsh_v2.0, whole genome shotgun sequence genome, AAAATGTGTAGAAGTGACTGCTAAATTGCATGTATATTAATTCTTGTTATGAATGTCCTTCCCCTGTAGGAGATCTACCAGGACCGTAAGAAGTTTTCTGAGCAGGTGTTCAAGGTGGCCTCCTCTGACCTGGTCAACATGGGCATCGGCGTGGTCAGCTACACGCTCAAAGACGTTCACGACGACCAGGTTTGTTCTCTCTGACAAATATACAGCGACGTTACACTATGAAGGTCACACAAGGATTGTTGTTACAGAATACAGTCTGAAATTGAGATATTGGCATAGATTTGGTAAACTGTTGACGTCTTTTAAAAGTCTGTGTTTGAGAATGCAAGACAAATTCCTGCACAGaaatacttgtttactgttctgttTATGTTCGTAGCCAGTTTATAGTAGCAATAAGTCCCAAGGtggtgtggtatattgccaatattccacgactaagggctgttcttgcaCGATGCGAAGGGGAgtccctggatacagcccttagctgtgatatattggccatatcagCCAATCACATGCTGGACCCAAACTACCATGTTTTTAATAATAATAACGACACTGTCTCTGTCAGGACTACCTCAACTCCCTGGGTAAAGCTAGGACAGCTCAGGTGCAGAAAGATGCCAGGATCGGAGAGGCTCAGTACAAACGAGACGCGGTGATCCGTGAGGCCCAGGCCATGCAGGAGAAGGTGTCGGCCCAGTATCTGAATGAGATCGAGATGGCCAAAGCTCAGAGAGACTACGAGCTGAAGAAGGCCTCCTACGACTACGAGGTCAACACCAAGAAGGCAGAGTCTGAGATGGCCTATCAGCTGCAGGTATCCTGCCACCAAACTCTGGGCCGTGCAATGATCCTCTCATTCAGATGCTCAACACAGCCGAGGCAGTGTGTCGTGTTCTAATAATGGAAAATATTCACGTTTATTTACACAGGGCAGAATCCTACCTTGAGATATGAGCATTCAAATTCCCCCCACTGCCATCACTTTTGATGTAAAGTGTCTGagtgtttaaaacatttttttgttgttaaatcCGTTGTGTTATTGGGGCTATGTAGGTGGCGAAGACAAAGCAGCGGATTGAGGAAGAGACGATGCAGGTGAAGGTGGTGGAGAGGTCTCAGCAGATCATGCTGCAGGAGCAGGAGATCACCCGCAAGGAGATGGAGCTGGAGGCCACGGTGAAGAAGCCTGCTGAGGCAGAGAGATACCGTCTGGAGAGACTGGCTGAGGCAGAACGGTATGTTACATTACCCAGGGCCTCGTTGAGAAATGTTTCATACACACACTAAATATGCCCTAAAAAATGCGCCAGTTTTTATGCAAAAGTTGCCCCAAAAATGCGAGAGCTTTTATGCAAAAGTTGTCAGTTGTAAAAAGGAAACTTGAGATGAGAATGTACTTCTCCTCCTGCAGACTCTAGACCATTAGTACACAACATTTCTAGTGGTTGAAGTATTGCATTGCTAAAAGGCAAAGGTAACCTTGTGCAAATggagaatatacagttgaagtcggaagtttacatacacttaggttggagtcattaaaatacgtttttcaaccactccacaaagttcttgttaacatgctatagttttggcaagttcgttattaagtcatttttccaacaattgtttacagacagattattcttataattcactgtatcacaattccagtgggtcagaagtttacatacactaagttgactgtgcctttaaacagcttggaaaattccagaaaattgtcatggctttagaagcttctgataggctaattgacatcatttgactcaattggaggtgtacctgtggatatatttcaaggtctaccttcaaactcggtgcctctttgcttgacatcatggggaaatcaaaagaaatcagcccaagacctcagacaaaaaattgtagacctccacaagtctggttcacccttgggagcaatttccaaacgcctgaaggtaccacgttcatctgtacaaacaatagtacgcaagtataaacaccatgggaccacgcagccgtcataccgctcaggaaggagacgagttctgactcctagagatgaacgtactttggtgtgaaaagcagaccaccatagtccctatgcccaagaacacaaaggcaacctgcctaaatgactacagacccgtagcactcacgtccgtagccatgaagtgctttgaaaggttggtaatggctcacatcaacaccattatcccagagacCCTAGACCCAccctaatttgcataccgccaaaacagatccacagatgatgcaatctctattgcattccacactgccctttcccacctggacaaaaggaacacctatgtgagaatgctattcattgactacagctcagtgttcaacaccatagctcatcactaagctaaggatcctgggactaaacacctctctctgcaactggatactggacttcctgatgggtcgcccccaggtggtgagggtaggtaacaacacatctgccacgctgatcctcaacactggagctccacgggggtgcgtgctcagtcccctcctgtactccctgttagaggtcaaccgattaatcagaatggccgatttcaagttttcctaacaatcggaaatctgtatttttggacgccgattttgccgttaaaaatatataatatatattttttttacaccttatttaattaggcaagtcagttaagaacacattcttagtttcaatgactgcctaggaacggtgggttaactgccttgttcaggggcagaatgaccttgtcagctctgggattcaatcttgcatccttacggttaactagtccaacgctctaaccacctgccccTCATTGCAcgccacgaggagcctgcctgtttcgcgaatgcagtagaagccaaggtaagttgctagctagcattaaacttatcttataaaaaacaatcaatcataatcactagttaactacacatggttgatgatattactagtttatctagcgtgtcctgcgttgcatataatggATGCAATgcagggggatgatttaacaaaagggcatttgtgaaaaaagcacaatcgttgcacgactgtacctaaccataaacaccaatgcctttcttaaaattaatacacagaagtatatatttttaaacctgcatatttagctaaaagaaatccaggttagcaggcaatattaaccaggtgaaattgtgtcacttctcttgttcattgcacgcagagtcagggtatatgcaacagtttgggcagcctggctcattgcgaactaatttgccagaattttatgtaattatgacataacattgaaggttgtgcaatgtaacagcaatatttagacttatggatgccaccctttagataaaatactgaacggttccgtatttcactgaaagaataaacggtttgttttcaaaatgatagtttctggattcaaccatattaatgagcaaaggctcgtatttctgcgtgttattatgttataattaagtctatgatttgatagagcagtttgactgatcgatggaaggcagcagcaggctcggaagcattcattcaaacagcactttcgtgccttttgccagcagctcttcgcaagcacagcgctgtttatgacttcaagcctatcaactcccgagattaggctggtgaaaccaatgtgaaatggctagctagttagcggggtgtgcgctaaaagcgtttcaaacgtcactctctctgagacttggagtggttgttccccttgacgctgcttcgagggtggctgttgtcgatgtgttcctggttcgagcccagaaaggggcgaggagagggacagaagctatactgttacactggcaatactaaagtgcctataagaacatccaatagtcaaaggtatatgaaatacaaatggtatagagagaaatagtcctataaatactatattaactcatgttaaaaggaaccaccaactttcatgtgttctgagcaaggaacttaaacgttattggcacatattgcacttttactttcttctccaacacttttgtttttgcattatttaaaccaaatggaacatgtttcattatttatttgaggctaaattgatgttTTTATTGATGTtcttatattaagttaaaataagtgtttattcagtatcggcgttgaaaaatcataatcggtcgacctctactccctgttcacccatgactgcatggccaggaacgactcaaacaccatcattaagtttgcagacgacacaacagtggtaggcctgatcacagacaacgacaaGACCGCctatagggtggaggtcagagacctggctgtgtggtgccagaataacaaccgaTTCCCCCAACGtagccaagactaaggagatgattgtggactacaggaaaaggaggaccgagcacgtccccattcttatcgacggggctgtagtggagcagttcctcggtgtccacatcaacaacaaactagaatggtccaagacagttgtgaagagggcacgacaaagcctactCCCCcacaggaaactaaaaagatttggcatgggtcctgagatcctgaaaaggttctacagctgcaacatcgagagcatcctgactggttgcatcactgcctggtatagcaattgctcggcctctgaccacaaggcactacagagggtagtgcgtacggtagctgcctgccatccaggacctctacaccaggcggtgtcagaggaaggctctaaaaattgtcaaagactccagccaccccagtcatagactgttctctctactaccgcatggcaaggggtaccggagtgccaagtctaggacaaaaaggcttctcaacagtttttacccctaagccataagactcctgaactgttaaccaaatggttacccagactgtGTGCCCCCCATAaaccctctttttacactgctgctactctctgtatcATAtaggcatagtcactttaactatatattcatgtacatactacctcaattgggccgaccaaccagtgctcccgcacattggctaaccgggctatctgcattgtgtcccgccacccaccatcCGCCAACCCCTGTTTTacgctactctctgttcatcatatatgcatagtcactttaaccatatctacatgtacagtggggcaaaaaagtatttagtcagccaccaattgtgcaagttctcccacttaaagatgagaggcctgtaattttcatcataggtacacttcaactatgacagacaaaatgagagagaaaaaaatccagaaaatcacattgtaggatttttaaggaatttatttgcaaattatggtggaaaataattattGCGACTGCAAAACATTATTGCGTTCAAACAATCTGTTTACAGGTCCACAACAATTTGCAATTGTTTCTTTCTTTCAGAAACGGTCAGATACACCCCCTCCAGGACATTTGATCAAGTTCACCACTATTTCCTTTACATACTGCTTTGACTTAATTCCAATACTTCTAATGTATACAGCAAAATAAGGCCCTATTGTCGCCATAAAAGGGGAATGATGGGGGTATGTCAGCACTGGGGGTATGTTCTGTTCCGTAGTAGTTACAGTGAGTCCTGTTAAACTGAGGAAGAGACTTTTCTAGTGCTCCAACATTTGCTCTGTTCAACTCAAAcggtctctgtccttctctctttcacAGTGCACAGCTCATCATGGAGgctgaggcagaggcagagtcCATCAGAGTGAGTTCAGCAGCACCTCCTCGAtcactcccctccactctcctgtcACTCCTGTTGTCAGTCTCTTCACCCCCAGTACAATAGCTGTCTGAAATGCCTCCTGTCCTAGCTTCTCCCCTGACAGCCTGGCCTTTCAACCCTCTCATTCATctactcgctctctttctctccctccccatattgaggttggtgttctctgttcctcttcctgtctctattCTAACTTCCTTGTCTCCTACTTTGTAGGCATCGCTTACTTGCCTTAATTTAACCTTACTTTAGGataagttctctctctttcttcctgttTCATATATTATACACATCCTTATTAATCAGTCTTATCAGTCCATTTCACATTTGGATATATTTTTCATAGCACAACCACCCACCTGTGTCttgcgggccacaaacaggcaagtaACGacacagtacaacagtggtgtgcagaacggcaacTCGGAAAGCACAACTCgccggtccttgtcacggattggctactgcagcagacgaccacacagGGTTCCTCTCCTagcagctaaaaacaagaagaagcggctccagtgggcacgcgatcaccaacactggacaattgaggagtggaaaaacattgcctagCTCAACGAATCCCgtttcctgttgcgtcatgctgatcgcagagtcaggatttggcataagtagcatgagtccatggccccttcctgcctggtgtcaacagtacagtCTGGAGggggtggtgtaatggtgtggggaatgttttcttgGCACAAGTTAAGTCCCTTGATACCAGTTattgagcaacgtttccatgccccgaataattcaggctgttctggaccCTCCCGGTACCggatgtacctaataaactggtaaCTGAGTGTGTTCTTATTTTTTCTTCTGTGTATATACACACTTTGGTTATTTGAACTATGtgttctctctccttgtctctgtcctgtctgtgtagaTGAGGGGCGATGCTGAGGCGTTTGCTCTGGAGGCTAAGGGTCGTGCCGAGGCAGAGCAGATGGCTAAGAAGGCTGAGGCCTTTAAACAGTACGGGGAGGGAGCCATGGTGGACATGCTGCTGGAGAAACTACCACTGGTCAGTCACACTGAGCAGGACTGATTCTACTAGAGAATGGGAGGGTGCATGGATAGGGAGAAGGATTGATGGGAGAGTGATTCagtagatggagagatgaagagattgGATGGATAAATGGTCAGATTCAGTGGATATGAGGATAGATGGATGACAGATTGATTAGATGACAGATGGACATGTAGTGTACTTTTACTGCAGTCCTGTCTGCTGCTATTCTCTTCCTGAAGCTGCCATCACTCCTCCTGTCCTATAGATAGCAGAGGAGATCAGCAGGCCCCTCTCCATGGCCCAGAAGGTTACCATGGTTTCCAGCGGCGGCGGTGAGGTGGGCGCTGCCAAGCTGACCGGAGAAGTTCTGGACATCATGACCAGACTACCAGCTGCTGTGGAGAAACTCACTGGAATCAACATCTCACAGGTCTGTGTAATGCGTGTGTGGAAGAGAGAGGAACATAGTATTTGTGtgtgcatatacagtatgtgtatgtgaacttacagtgccttgcgaaagtattcggcccccttgaactttgcgaccttttgccacatttcaggcttcaaacataaagatataaaactgtattttttgtgaagaatcaacaacaagtgggacacaatcatgaagtggaacgacatttattggatatttcaaacttttttttaacaaatcaaaaactgaaaaattgggcgtgcaaaattattcagcccccttaagttaatactttgtagcaccaccttttgctgcgattacagctgtaagtcgcttggggtatgtctctatcagttttgcacatcgagagactgaaattttttcccattcctccttgcaaaacagctcgagctcagtgaggttggatggagagcatttgtgaacagcagttttcagttctttccacagattctcgattggattcaggtctggactttgacttggccattctaacacctggatatgtttatttttgaaccattccattgtagattttgcttaatgttttggatcattgtctttttggaagacaagtctccgtcccagtctcaggtcttttgcagactccatcaggttttcttccagaatggtcctgtatttggctccatccatcttcccatcaattttaaccatcttccctgtccctgctgaagaaaagcaggcccaaaccatgatgctgccaccaccatgtttgacagtggggatgagctgtgttgcttttacgccaaacataacgttttgcattgttgccaaaaagttcaattttggtttcatctgaccagagcaccttcttccacatgtttggtgtgtctcccaggtgtcttgtggcaaactttaaatgacactttttatggatatctttaagaaatggctttcttcttgccactcttccataaaggccagatttgtgcaatttacgactgattgttgtcctatggacagagtcttccacctcagctgtagatctctgcagttcatccagagtgatcatgggcctcttggctgcatcgctgatcagtcttctccttgtatgagctgaaagtttagagggacggccaggtcttggtagatttgcagtggtctgatactccttccatttcaatattatcgcttgcacagtgctccttgggatgtttaaagcttggaaaatctttttgtatcaaaatccggctttaaacttcttcacaacagtatctcggacctgcctggtgtgttccttgttcttcatgatgctctctgtgcttttaacggacctctgagtctatcacagtgcaggtgcatttatacggagacttgattacacacaggtggattgtatttatcatcattagtcatttaggtcaacattggatcattcagagatcctcactgaacttctggagagagtttgctgcactgaaagtaaaggggctgaataattttgcacgcccaatttttttagtttttgatttgttaaaaaagtttgaaatatccaataaatgtcgttccacttcatgattgtgtcccacttgttgttgattcttcacaaaaaaatacagttttatatctttatgtttgaagcctgaaatgtggcaaaaggtcaagggggccgaatactttcgcaaggcactgtatttgtcgACAAACACTGACATTCTCTCCCCTTTCCACAGGTTGGCCTGTCCACCCGAATGGGCTGAGAATGGAGCCCAGTGACTGAGACAGCCTGCACCGTCAGACCAGGAACTCCATACTGCCTCCTTGTGCCTATAATTACTATTACCTAGTGTAGTTGTCTGTCTATGTCTGCATGCCTGTCTGCATGCCTGTGTTAGCACGGTAGTCTTTCTTAGAGCATGTGTCAGCACTCTCATTGGCACTGATCTGGAAACAAAGGACGGGTCAAAGCTGTATGTTGTAGGCCTACTGTGGGAGTTTGTGTCTCCTGGTCATTCATATCTCTGTTAGATCAGCTTGGATGAAGGAAAGGAAAGCACTTTGGGCTATAGCATGACACAGCCTTAGTAGTTCTGGTAGCAACGAGCCTCTTTTCCCCGTCCATTattcagtgtgttttaatcactGCTTCAAGCctgcctttctgtctccctctattACAGGTTTGGGTCCATATAAACTGTTCCACTGTCACATAGTTGTGTTTTAGTTGTAATTCATAGAGTATTTTTTTCATTGGGATGTGGTTGAGAAAGGATGTTTTCATTCTCTTCATTCTTTGTTGTTCATAGGAAATAATCGTGTCAGTATGAGGTTTGTCAGTTgattgttttgtcgacatttgcaGTTCTATAAGGTAGTCGGTCTTGTTCTGAGCATGGTTGGCTAGCTAGTTGCTTTGCAAATGAAGAAGAAATGCTCTTTACTTTCACTGTGGACATTTCCTCTTTTTTTGAGCTAATTGTAGTCATGTTATTAAACATGTTCTACCTGCTTATGGATTCTAGTACCTCTGTCTACCAACTTATGGACAAAGTGGTTTTCCACCATGTGCTCCCCTGACAGTAGATCCTAGATCAGTCTACTGATATCACTAGCCCTCTAGAATGGCCAGTGCCTTGTGTTTTAAAGTCTAATTAATCATATCAATACAAGCCATATTACAGTAGAAGCCAAGTTTCATGCAGATAATGCTGATTTGTGATCTTTTTGCCATTACCCTGCCATATGTGTGGGATGAAATCACAAACTATATGATGGGTTGGcactaaacctcttctctctgttggtACAATACTGGCATAGACACAATCAATGGAGTACTGAATTTGATGGTACCTAATCTAATTTTCcatagcaaaaaaaaaaaggaacTACAGATTCTCTGTTACTAAAGTGTTGACAATCTCTGTTGGATAAACATGTACACCATTATGGCTTAGTTCCAGTGTGTTTCTAAACCCTAGACTTATTAGACAGACAGGCCTTCGATCAGAGCTTCTACTGTGCTATAACTGTATAAAGGTGGAGATTTTCTGTGAAGTGATTGGAAGGAAGGAAGTAAGTGGGTGGGGGGAGGGAGCGAGCGGACGGGGGTTTTCCTGCTGAAGACTAACCTCCGAGGTCTCTTTATCTAGGTCAGGTGTACTGTCAGTCACGTGGTGTCTGGTGGAtgtgctgtttgaggtgaagttGTGTGTAGGAGAGGGGAATGGCAaaactagcctgggtgccagtctgtttctgcactCTTGTCAACACAATTCTATAAGGAGAAGCCAAACATGTTTCCCTTAACAATGTCAATGGAACAGGCAAAAGCACAaccagacctgggaccaggctacagccACTACTATAGTGGAGTTTCATGTATGGTCCAGTGGGGTAGACAGGCACCTTCTATAGACTGGAGTAGACGATATACATTTTAATCAGATGTGTTGATTAATCAGGAGCTATCCTTTTGTATCGTAATCTTATCATTAGACTGGTCTTATTTTtccagattttctatggggtgcTGATCACATCCCTGTTTGATCCTTTTTGTAGTATAAGGTTTGTTAGGGACTGGTTCtataccatagaaatagaatcctgTGTTCTATACCACCACTCAGGATTCTAGAAGCTACTTCTCTCTAGCTGATTGTAATTCCCCAAAGCTTACATGCTCTATGCATTTTGTTACCGTCAAGTGCCTGACTAAGTTGAAAGATTCCCATTTTTCTCTCAACCTAAAGGCTAAACTTTCACCCCACGTTAAACATTGTGACAACCTATAGAGGCATGCTATGTTCTAAATATATTAATGAAAGCCAATTTCACCAAAACAATACTACTGCTTTCACTTATGCACACACCTATATATTATGTCATAATGTCAATGATTTGTGACTTTTAACCTTTTTCTGTCCTGTAGCTGCTCTTAGTTAAATATGATTTCTGTGATTGTATTTCCGTCTATACTTTGTTGACTTGCCAAGATAATGCCTGGCCTTccatgtacagtggcttgcgaaagtattcaccccccttgacatttttcctattttgttgccttacaatctggaattaaaatagattttggggggggtttacacatgactaccactttgaagatgcaacattttttatgaaataagacaacaaaaaaacttgagcgtgcataactattcaccccccctcaattcaatactttgtagagccaccttttgcagcaattacagctgcaagtttcttggggtatgtctctataagcttggcacatctagccactgggatttttgcccattcttcaaggcaaaactgctccagctccttcaagttggatgggttccgctggtgtacagcaatctttaagtcataccacagattctcaattggattgaggtctgggctttgactaggccattccaagacatttaaatgttgctttagcagtatgcttagggtcattgtcccagtctcaaatctctggaagactgaaacaggcttcccctcaagaatttccctgtgtttagcaccatccatcattccttcaattctgaccagtttcccagtccctgctgatggaaaagcatggtgttctctgggtgatgaggtgttgggtttgcaccagacagtgttttccttgatggacaattttagtctcatctgaccagagaaccttcttccatatgtttggggagtctcccacaaatgccttttggtgaacaccaaacatgtttgcttatttttgtttcttttagcAATGtcttttctggccactcttctgtaaatcccagctctgtggagtgtacggcttaaagtggtcctataaacagatactccaatctctgctgtggagctttgcagctccttcagggttatctttgctCTCTTGTTACctttctgattaatgccctccttacctggtctgtgagttttggcgccatattctttcaatttttttacaatggatttaatggtgctctgtgggatgttttAAAGTTTGGGATATTTTTATATAattcaaccctgatctgtacttctccacaacttttccCTAACCTTGGTCTTCGTGGTGTTGATctgatttaggggcttcataacaaagggggtgaatacatatgaacATACCACTTAAATTTTTTGAagcaagttattttttaaatttcacttcaccaatttggactattttgtgtgtccattacatgaaatccatttcaattacaggttgtaatgcaacaaaataggaaaaacaccaagggggataaATACTagtgcaaggcactgtagtgtaAACTTTGAATTGAAGTGCACTAAGTTATGAAATTATTGTAACATTTAT contains:
- the LOC112222805 gene encoding flotillin-1; this translates as MFHTCGPNEAMVVSGFGRSPPLMIAGGRVFVLPCIQQIQRITLNTLTLNVKSDKVYTRHGVPISVTGIAQVKIQGQNKEMLATACQMFMGKSEAEVSNIALETLEGHQRAIIAHLTVEEIYQDRKKFSEQVFKVASSDLVNMGIGVVSYTLKDVHDDQDYLNSLGKARTAQVQKDARIGEAQYKRDAVIREAQAMQEKVSAQYLNEIEMAKAQRDYELKKASYDYEVNTKKAESEMAYQLQVAKTKQRIEEETMQVKVVERSQQIMLQEQEITRKEMELEATVKKPAEAERYRLERLAEAERAQLIMEAEAEAESIRMRGDAEAFALEAKGRAEAEQMAKKAEAFKQYGEGAMVDMLLEKLPLIAEEISRPLSMAQKVTMVSSGGGEVGAAKLTGEVLDIMTRLPAAVEKLTGINISQVGLSTRMG